AACAGCAGAAGGAGGGGCTGGCAGATGAGTGATGAGATGTACACTAAGATTGACGAGCTATACGAGCGGAAGAATAAAATAGAATTGGGCGGCGGAGATGAACGAATCGAAGCCCAGCATAGACGTGGAAAGCTCACAGCTCGTGAAAGAATTGATCTGTTAGTGGATTCAGGAACCTTCGTAGAGCTTCAGCCATTCGTAAAGCATCGCAGCAATCTGTTTGGACTAGATAAGCTGGAAGCCCCTGGGGAAGGCGTTGTGACAGGATACGGAAAAGTTCAGGGACGGACGATTTATGTGTTTGCCCAAGACTTTACTGTCTTTGGTGGGGCGTTAGGTGAAATGCACGCTAAGAAAATTGCTAATATTATGGATTTGGCGGCGAAAAATGGCGCCCCTGTGGTAGGCTTAAATGATTCTGGAGGAGCACGCATCCAAGAAGGGGTCGTTTCCCTAGATGGCTATGGGCATATTTTTTATCGGAATTCTATCTATTCAGGTGTTATTCCACAAATTTCGGTCATTCTTGGACCATGCGCTGGAGGAGCCGTTTATTCGCCTGCTATCACTGATTTTGTGTTTATGGTAGAAAAAAGCTCGCAGATGTTTATCACGGGCCCCAAGGTCATTGAAACTGTTACAGGGGAAAGAATTTCTAGTGAAGATCTTGGCGGGGCAAAGGTTCATTCCAGCATAAGTGGAGTTGCTCATTTTACGTCTGAATCGGAGGCGGAAGTGCTGGAAGAAGTTCGCCGTCTCCTTCAGTTTTTGCCTCAAAACCACCGCGAAGAGCCTCCTGTTATTTTGTTTGACGGGGAAGAGGGGAATTGGCTAGAGGAGATGCTAGACATTGTTCCTGTCGCTGGGACTAAGGTATACGACGTGAAAAAGGTGTTGAAACTTATTGTAGATGATGGAGATTTCATGGAAATTCAATCACAATTTGCTAGAAATGTTGTGGTTGGATTTGGGCGGTTAAAAGGTCAACCTTTAGGCTTTATTGCCAATCAGCCTAAAGTAATGGCAGGGGGACTTGATATTGATTCGTCTGATAAATTGGCACGTTTTATTCGCACTTGTGATTGTTTTAATATTCCGTTAGTTACCTTTGTGGACGTGACCGGCTTTTTTCCTGGAGTAAATCAGGAGCATGGGGGAATTATCCGACATGGAGCCAAAATTCTGTATGCATACTCAGAAGCAACTGTACCAAAAATAAGCATCATTACTCGTAAAGCATATGGCGGTGCTTACGTTGCGCTAAATTCCAAAGCCATTGGTGCTGATGTTGTATATGCTTGGCCTAATGCGGAGATAGCGGTGATGGGGCCAGAGGGCGCAGCTAGTGTCATTTTTGCAAAAGAAATTGAGAAAAGTGAAGATGCTTTGGAGACTAGACAACGAAAAATTACTGAATACCGTGAAAAATTTGCCAATCCTTATGTAGCAGCAGAGCATGGCATGGTAGATGATATTATTGATCCGAGAGAAACGAGAAAATACCTTATTCATTCTCTGGACATGCTAAAGACGAAACGTGAGGAGCGCCCTGCAAAAAAACATGGCAATATTCCCTTATAGCTATGCGAAATGGGAAAGAAAAAAAGTTCCGACTGAATAGTACAGACTCCTTTTTTACGGTATACTAAAAGGGTTACATAGAGAATTGGGAACGGAGGAAGTCAATGTGATTAATCAAGAACGAATTCTTGCAGAGTTTTTGGAACTTGTACAGATTGACAGTGAAACAAAAGAAGAAGCAGCGATTGCTGAGGTATTAAAGGATAAATTGGCAAGCTTGGGCTTTTCTGTAGAGGAAGATGATGTTGCTTCCAAAACAGAACATAGTGCGAACAATTTGTTTGCTAACCTAGAAGGTACTGCTAAGGGTCCTGCCATTTTGTTTAGCTGCCACATGGATACCGTCGTTCCAGGCAAAGGTGTAAAGCCTTCCATTAAAGATGGGTATGTTGTAACAGATGGTACTACGATACTGGGTGCTGACGATAAAGCAGGTATCGCGGCGATCTTTGAAGCGATTCGTACATTAAAAGAGAAAAACCTACCCCACCCATCTATCCAGGTTGTATTAACCGTTGGTGAGGAATCTGGCCTAGTTGGATCACGTCACATGGATGCGAGCAAATTAAAGGCAGAAATGGGCTTTATTTTGGATTCAACAGGGAAAGTGGGCGAAATTGTCAAAGCTGGAGCTGGCCAATACCGCATTGTTACCAAAATCCACGGAAAAGCTGCTCATGCCGGTGTGAATCCAGAGGATGGCATAAGTGCTATCACTGTGGCTAGCAAGGCTATTTCACGTATGCCGCTTGGACGTATTGATGAAGATACTACTGCAAACATTGGCCGTTTTGAAGGTGGTCGCGCTTACAATATCGTTACAGATTACGTGGAGATTTGGTCTGAGGCACGTAGTATGGTAAATGAAAAATTAGAAGCACAAGTGAAAAAAATGACGACTGCTTTTGAAGAAGTGGCTTCTGAGCTTGGGGCGACTTGTGAAAATGATGTTAAGTTTATGTATTCCGGCTATAAATTTGATGAAGGTACGCCAGTGCTACAAAAAGCAATTGCTGCGGTTAAACGTGTAGATCGCGAGCCGAAGCTAACCAATAGTGGCGGGGGCAGTGACGGTAACGTGTTTAACGGACATGGCATCCCATCTGTCAACTTTGGTATCGGGTATGAAGAGATACATACAAAAAATGAACGCATGCCTTTAGAGGAGCTATACAAGGCTTCTGAATTGGTACTAGCGGTTATCGCTGAATGTGTAGAATAACGAATAGGAAAAGAGCTTGGTCATCGCACCAAGCTCTTTTTTGTATGTCCTAGAAAGTTTGGAAGAGGAGGGGCATAGGTATGGAATGTATAATGTTCCATCTTTTTTAAGAAATAAAATGGATGAGGATGAAGAGAATGCAACAAATGATGGCAGGTCATATTCTTACCTGTATAGAAGAACGAACAGGAGTTACAGAAGTACTCGTTCAGCGAGCAGATGGTAAAAAACAACGTGCTATTTATTATGGTCAAAAAGAAGATGTAAGGGTGGGGAAATCAGTGTTGCTTAATGTTTCAGCAACTCATTTGGAGTTAGGAACCGGTGGGACAGACTTTATAATGGCTCTGGAACCTTTTTGTAATAGACAACATTACCCATCAAAATACGGGCATATTATGAAAATGCGCTATACTCCCTGGCAGATGGCCGTGGATACACTAGAAGAACAGGAGAGTCCCTATCATGGGCTATTTGCTCAGGAGGAATTGTCTTTAGCGGGGAGTTTTGTACTGATAGCAGAATTACATAGTATGCTGCCTGCATTATGCGTTCAATTAAAAGAACGGATGCCAGAAGCACGAATTGTTTATATGATGACGGACCATACCGCACTGCCACTCTCCCTATCACAGCATGTACACTGGCTTGTAAGCAACGAATATGTACACGCCACCATTACGACCGGTCAGGCTTTTGGGGGAGATGGAGAATGCGTCAATACCGTAACGGGCCTACTAGCTGCAAAACATGTGTATCAAGCGGATTGGATCATTTGTACGCCTGGACCTGGCGGAGTAGGTACAGGTACGCCTTATGGCTTCACAGGCTTACAATTAGCGGATATTTTGCATCATGTGGATATTCTGGGCGGAGTACCGTTTTTTTTACCAAGAATTAGCTTTGGAGATAAAAGAGAACGGCACTATGGCATTAGTCATCATACAACCACCCTGTTAAAGAAATTTGTGCTTCGACCTGTACTTCTACCGATACCTCTGTTTGGAGATGCACGTGATCTACATATCGAAAGCCAGATAGAACAATCATCTTTGGCGAAAAAACATATTATCCTCAGACAAAAAGCAGGGACAGTATCAGAGATTGATAGTCTGTATAAAAGGCATCACCTAGAGAAGCTTTCCTCGATGGGACGGAATTGGAAGGAAGACCCGACTCCCTTTATAACCGCTGATATAATGGCCAAAACTGCCTGGTGGCTTAAGCAACTAGTCGAAATGAACTAAGTACCGTTTAGACCTTGGGCTGATTTATTTGCTGTAAATAGTCATGTAATGTGATGGGCTGCTCAGATAAGCCACGCAGAGCGGCCTGAATTTCATTTACTTTCCCAACCAAGCGTAACTGTTTCAAATCTGTATATAATTTCATCCTAATGTCCCCCTTTGGATTTAGAAGAGTTATGTACAACTGATTGAGAGTGTACCTAGAACTGTAGTTTTATGTAAGAAGTTGTGGTCATTGAAATTCGAGGAGAGATTTTCTGAGAAAGGGTTGTACAAGCTATTCTTGATGCTAAGATATGGAGAGGGATTCGAAAAAAGAACTAAAAGGTGAATGATTTCAAAGGTAAATAGGTATTTTTATGAAAAGTATGGTGTGCAAAAGCAGCAAAAAACATTGTCCTTTAGGAGGAAACATCCATGAAACAAGCTCAGCACGATTCGTTATATGAAAAAACGATTGCTACGAAAAAAATCTACGACGGCAAAATTATTTCGGTTCAGGTTGACGATGTAGAACTACCGAATGGTCATACAGCTAAACGGGAGATTGTGAAGCATCAAGGTGCTGTAGCGGTTATGCCGATTACAGAGGATGGCAAATTGATCGTTGTGCGTCAATTTCGTAAACCATTGGAGCGATCTATTGTAGAAATTCCTGCTGGTAAGCTTGAGAGGGGAGAAGATCCTTTAGAGTGTGCCAAGCGTGAATTAGAAGAAGAGACTGGCTTTAAAGCCAAGGAGTATAAACATATCAGCTCGTTTTATACCTCACCGGGGTTTGCAGATGAGCTTTTACATCTGTACATGGCTACGGGATTGGTCGAGGGAGAATGCAAACCTGACGAAGATGAATTTGTTGAAGTGATGTACGTGACACTTGAAGAAGCTAGAAAACTTCATGAAGCGGGAGAGATTCGAGACGCTAAAACCGTTCTTGCTTTGTTTGTAATGGAAAATGAGCGTTTGAATCAGCGTCTGTAATCATGCTGTCCTCTTTCTTTGCGGATTTACATATACACATTGGCGGAACGATGTCAGGTAAGGCTGTGAAAATTACGGCTTCCAGAAAAATGACGCTTCATAGTATTTTGGAGGAAGCCTCTGAGCGTAAGGGAATGGAGATCATTGGTGTGATAGACGCGCATGCTCCCGAGGTGCAGGCTGAATTGCAGGAATTGATTGATCGAAAAATGGCTATAGCTCATCCCGATGGAGGCATCTATTATAAACGAACACTTCTACTGCTCGGCTGTGAGGTTGAAATTAAGGAACCTAATAGGGGAGAAGCTCATTTTTTGTGTTATATACCTGATTTGCGCAGGATGCGTCTCTTCACGGAGTGGTTGGCTGTTCGTTGCAAGAATGTACACCTAAGCTCACAACGCGTATATACAAGCCTTCTTGAGCTCCAGCATTTTATTGACCGGCACGAGGGACTTATGATACCAGCACACATCTTTACACCTCATAAAGGGCTTTATGGGAGCTGTACGGATCATCTTAGCGAGGTTGCCGATCCTAGCTTGGTCTATGCAGTTGAGCTAGGTTTAAGTGCAAATACAAAGATGACAGATCGGCTACAGGAGTTGCATGAGAAAACCTTTGTGACAAATTCAGATGCCCATTCCTTACAAAAGATTGGTAGGGAATATCAAGCGATCTTGCTAAAGCAACCAAGCTTCCAGGAGTGGGCGATGGCGATGCGGCGTGAGCAAGGCAGAAGGGTTGCGTCTAATTATGGGCTATCTCCACAGCTAGGTAAGTATCACCAAACAGCGTGTCAGGGATGTGGGTCCATGGAACAAGAGAATGAGCTGGGACGGTGCCCTGCGTGTGGGTATAAACGGATGGTAAGAGGTGTTAGCCAACGGATAGATCAGTTAGCTGATGTGCCAATCGGGGTGCATCCTACTCATCGTCCACCGTATGTAGAGCAGATTCCTTTAGAGTTTTTACCAGGGATAGGCCCTAAAATGCGGCAAAAAATCTATGAAAAAATCGGAACCGAAATGGATGTTCTTCACCGAGTAGATGAGGAGATTTTGTGTCAGATATTAGGTGAAAAAGTGACGAGTACGATTGTAAAGGCAAGGCGTGGCGAGCTATTGATTCAAGCAGGTCGAGCTGGGATCTATGGAAAGGTGATGGAAGAAAAAGGGGAGTAACACCTATTTATTAGTCATAGAATAGACAAGCGGTGCATAGATTGTAAGTATCCTGACAGCCAAGGAGGGGGCCGTCTTGCGTAACCGCTTTGGACATGGCATCCAACTTTATTTAAAAGAAAACCAATCCCTTTTCCTATTTACCATCGTCCTATTTACAATGGGTATTATCTTTGGAGCTGTGCTTGTTAATTCGCTTGATTTGTCACAGCGCCATGAATTGCTTGGCTTTCTCAATTATTTTTTCTCTAACTTTGATAAAAGCGGCATAACGGATTCCTCCCTACATTTTCAACAAGCGTTTGGATATCACTTAAAAACAATTTTGATACTGTGGGTATTAGGAATGTCCATTATTGGATTGCCTATGATTTTGCTCCTATTATTTCTTAAGGGTATCATTGTTGGTTTTACCGTTGGATTTCTCGTAGGAGAATTGCAATGGAAGGGAGTGACGTTTGCTCTGCTCGGTGTTCTTCCGCAAAATATGTTAGTGGTTCCCGCTATGCTCATTGCCGGCGTTGCAGGTATTTCATTTTCTCTTCGTTTGGTTCGTACTAGATTAGTTACACGTCGAGATAGCATTATGCCCCATTTCGCTCATTATTCGATTTTAATGGGGAGCATGTTTATAATCCTGATAGCTGCTGCTTTATTGGAGACTTTTTTGTCGCCATTATTAATGCAGTACGCTATTAATTAAGAATAATTATAAGATAAGAACTTATGTATTTGACTAAATAGATTTCTCTCCTCTATAATAAGTACAGGTTTGATGCGAACGGGGAGGGGCATACATGGAAGAAAAAATAGAAAAGATAAAGCAACAATTACATTCGCACCACTATAAATTGACTCCGCAACGCGAAGCTACAGTTCGTGTCTTACTGGAGAATGAAGCAGATCATCTCAGCGCTGAGGATGTCTACTTAAAGGTAAAAGACAAAGCTCCTGAGATTGGCTTAGCGACGGTATATCGGACCTTGGAGCTATTGAGTGAGCTGCGGATTATCCATAAAATGAACTTTGGCGATGGAGTAGCGCGTTATGACCTCCGAGATGATAATGCTAAACATCACCATCATCACTTAATATGCTTACATTGTGGTACGGTGGATGAGATATTCGAAGATTTGTTAGTGGGAACAGAAGAGAAGGTAAAAGCGGACTACAAATTTGCTGTAACAGATCACCGACTCAGTTTTTATGGAATCTGCCATCGTTGTCTTGATAAAGTTAATTTGGAAGACTACAAGTAAAAACTTCTCCATAGTAAAGGAGAAGTTTTTTTCTTGTTCATGAAAGTCATGAATAGGGACAAAAAGGCATAAAATAGCAACAACCGTGCTCAAGGGGCTGTTGCAATGAGTTTTCCATTTCGCCGTTTTATGGAATTAATTCGATTCTTTTTGCTTTTTGTCACTTGTTCCTTGTTTAGCTATGGAGTAGTATCCTACTTATCACACCATCTTTTGCCGGCAAATCCCTATAGAGAACCTACCGGGAATGCTGTTAAGGTGGTAAAATGGCTGAACAATAAACCCGTATCTGAGTTGGACTGGTATTTAGAGCGCCTTCAGCTTTTTTTCTTGGAAGGAGAATGAAAAAGCAGGATTTTGTAAGTGCGCTGTTGAAATGTATAAGGTACCACTCTGGTATAATTAATCCAGGAGGAGAAGTGGCTTCATGGATACGCTAATCGATCAGTTTACCCACTTTCTCGCAGTAGAAAAAGGACTTGCAGCAAATACGCTGGAATCCTATCAACATGACTTGGTAATGTACGCTGCTTATTTGAATGACCAGGGAATTAGCAAGATAGAAGATACTACACGTACTCATATCGTTGGCTATCTCTTCATGCTTCAAGAGAAAGGACGGGCTACGGCTACCTTATCTAGAAATATGGCATCCATACGTGCCTTTTATCAGTTCTTGGTTCGAGACCGTCATATGACAACTGATCCATCCATTCATCTGGAAACACCCAAAATCGAGAAAAGGTTGCCTAAGGTGCTGTCAGTAGAAGAGGTAGAGCGGTTATTAGATGGTCCAAAAGGAAATGTACCTATAGCATATCGTGATAAAGCCATGCTAGAATTACTATATGCGACCGGAATTCGCGTTTCCGAGTTAGTATCCTTACAACTGGGGGATATTAATTTGGACATGGGCTTTGTCAAATGTATGGGGAAAGGTTCCAAGGAACGCATGATTCCACTTGGTAGCATTGCCATTCAAGTAATCCGAACCTATTTGGATCGGGGGCGTCCACAGCTTGTTAAGGCAAGTTCAGACCAGGCGTTGTTTTTAAATCATTTAGGCACACAGATTACGCGCCAGGGATTTTGGAAAATTATTAAAAAATATGCCTTACAAGAGGGAATCCAAAAGGAGATTACACCGCATACCTTGCGACACTCCTTTGCAACACATCTTTTAGAAAATGGTGCAGACTTGCGATCTGTACAGGAAATGTTGGGACATGCCGATATTTCTACCACTCAAATTTATACGCATGTAACGCGTACGCGCATCAAAGATGTCTATGCAAAAACACATCCTCGTGCCTAAAGAGATGGACGTACACTTTACAAGGCAGACTTCAAGTGCATAAGGAGGAACACACAAATGAATCGTTTTTCGCGTGTATTTTTAATTGTGTTGGATAGTGTTGGAATTGGTGAATTGCCTGACGCTAAGAAATTTAATGATGAAGGTTCTCATACACTTGGTCATATTGCACAAAAGGTAGATGGGTTCGCACTTCCGCATCTTGCAGAATTAGGTCTGGGTACTATTGCTCCGCTACATAATGTACCAGCTGTGGCTGCACCTCGCGCACACTATGGCAAAATGAAAGAAATCTCTATGGGGAAAGATACAACAACTGGACATTGGGAAATTATGGGGTTGCATGTATCTACTCCGTTTAATACATATCCAGATGGATTTCCACAAGAATTAATTGAGGAATTCGAGCAACGCATCGGGCGTAAAGTATTAGGTAACAAGGTAGCATCTGGAACTGAAATTCTGGATGAATTAGGCGAAGAGCATATGAAAACAGGTGCAGTAATTGTGTATACGTCTGCTGATAGCGTATTCCAAGTTGCTGCTCATGAAGAAATCGTACCGCTAGAAGAGCTATACAAGATCTGTGAGATTGCCCGTGAGCTTACACTGCGTGACGAATATGCGGTTACACGTGTAATTGCTCGTCCGTTTTTAGGAAAACCAGGGGCATTTGAACGTACTTCAAATCGTCATGACTACTCTGTGAAACCATTTGACAATACGGTTATGAACAACCTTGTAGAGGCAGGACTCACTTCCATTGCGATTGGTAAAATCTCTGATATTTATGCAGGAGAGGGTGTAAGTAAAGAGATTCGATCCAAGGACAACATGGATGGAGTAGATAAACTACTTCAAAGCATGCAAGAATCCTTTACAGGGCTTAGCTTTGTAAATCTAGTTGATTTCGATGCCAAATATGGTCATCGCCGCGATCCAGAAGGGTACGGAAAAGCGTTAATGGAGTTTGACGCACGCGTTCCTGAGCTACTGGCAGCTTTAAAAGAAAATGATTTACTTATCATAACAGCTGATCATGGAAATGACCCAACTCATCATGGTACTGATCATACTCGCGAATATGTACCTATACTGGCTTACTACAAAAACTTGGAGACAGGCAAAAATCTAGGTGTGCGTGAAACATTTGCTGACCTAGGGGCAACCATTGCCGAAAACTTCGAAGTGAAAATGCCGAAAATCGGTCAAAGTTTCTTAGCTCAATTGTAGGGGGAGAGCATACATGTCCAAAATTCTTGAAGCAAAGGCGTTTATTGAGGAAAAGCTTACTGAAAAGCCAACCATCGGCTTAGTTTTAGGCTCAGGTCTAGGTGTTTTGGCAGATGAAATTGAAGAAACTACTGTTATTCCATACAACGAGATTCCCCATTTTACAAAATCAACAGTAGTCGGACATAAAGGGCAGCTTGTTATTGGAAAATTGAAAGGCAAGCAGGTAGTAGCGATGCAAGGACGCTTTCACTACTATGAAGGGCATGAATTGGAAGCTGTTGTGTTCCCGATTCGTGTCATGAAAGCGATTGGTGTAGAAACCATCATTGTTACGAATGCAGCAGGTGGCATCAATGAATCCTATAAACCAGGTGATTTGATGTTAATTTCTGATCATCTCAATCTGACGTATCGCAATCCGTTAATCGGAGGAAATGATGAGTCTTTAGGCGCTCGCTTCCCTGATATGTCTGAAGCTTATTCCAAACGCTTACGTAAGCTTTCTAAAGAGATTGCAGCTACATTGGGCATCCAATTACAAGAAGGCGTGTATGCAGGGCTATTAGGCCCATCCTATGAA
The nucleotide sequence above comes from Brevibacillus laterosporus LMG 15441. Encoded proteins:
- a CDS encoding acyl-CoA carboxylase subunit beta, whose amino-acid sequence is MSDEMYTKIDELYERKNKIELGGGDERIEAQHRRGKLTARERIDLLVDSGTFVELQPFVKHRSNLFGLDKLEAPGEGVVTGYGKVQGRTIYVFAQDFTVFGGALGEMHAKKIANIMDLAAKNGAPVVGLNDSGGARIQEGVVSLDGYGHIFYRNSIYSGVIPQISVILGPCAGGAVYSPAITDFVFMVEKSSQMFITGPKVIETVTGERISSEDLGGAKVHSSISGVAHFTSESEAEVLEEVRRLLQFLPQNHREEPPVILFDGEEGNWLEEMLDIVPVAGTKVYDVKKVLKLIVDDGDFMEIQSQFARNVVVGFGRLKGQPLGFIANQPKVMAGGLDIDSSDKLARFIRTCDCFNIPLVTFVDVTGFFPGVNQEHGGIIRHGAKILYAYSEATVPKISIITRKAYGGAYVALNSKAIGADVVYAWPNAEIAVMGPEGAASVIFAKEIEKSEDALETRQRKITEYREKFANPYVAAEHGMVDDIIDPRETRKYLIHSLDMLKTKREERPAKKHGNIPL
- a CDS encoding M20/M25/M40 family metallo-hydrolase, which codes for MINQERILAEFLELVQIDSETKEEAAIAEVLKDKLASLGFSVEEDDVASKTEHSANNLFANLEGTAKGPAILFSCHMDTVVPGKGVKPSIKDGYVVTDGTTILGADDKAGIAAIFEAIRTLKEKNLPHPSIQVVLTVGEESGLVGSRHMDASKLKAEMGFILDSTGKVGEIVKAGAGQYRIVTKIHGKAAHAGVNPEDGISAITVASKAISRMPLGRIDEDTTANIGRFEGGRAYNIVTDYVEIWSEARSMVNEKLEAQVKKMTTAFEEVASELGATCENDVKFMYSGYKFDEGTPVLQKAIAAVKRVDREPKLTNSGGGSDGNVFNGHGIPSVNFGIGYEEIHTKNERMPLEELYKASELVLAVIAECVE
- a CDS encoding DUF3866 family protein, giving the protein MQQMMAGHILTCIEERTGVTEVLVQRADGKKQRAIYYGQKEDVRVGKSVLLNVSATHLELGTGGTDFIMALEPFCNRQHYPSKYGHIMKMRYTPWQMAVDTLEEQESPYHGLFAQEELSLAGSFVLIAELHSMLPALCVQLKERMPEARIVYMMTDHTALPLSLSQHVHWLVSNEYVHATITTGQAFGGDGECVNTVTGLLAAKHVYQADWIICTPGPGGVGTGTPYGFTGLQLADILHHVDILGGVPFFLPRISFGDKRERHYGISHHTTTLLKKFVLRPVLLPIPLFGDARDLHIESQIEQSSLAKKHIILRQKAGTVSEIDSLYKRHHLEKLSSMGRNWKEDPTPFITADIMAKTAWWLKQLVEMN
- a CDS encoding NUDIX domain-containing protein: MKQAQHDSLYEKTIATKKIYDGKIISVQVDDVELPNGHTAKREIVKHQGAVAVMPITEDGKLIVVRQFRKPLERSIVEIPAGKLERGEDPLECAKRELEEETGFKAKEYKHISSFYTSPGFADELLHLYMATGLVEGECKPDEDEFVEVMYVTLEEARKLHEAGEIRDAKTVLALFVMENERLNQRL
- a CDS encoding endonuclease Q family protein, with the protein product MLSSFFADLHIHIGGTMSGKAVKITASRKMTLHSILEEASERKGMEIIGVIDAHAPEVQAELQELIDRKMAIAHPDGGIYYKRTLLLLGCEVEIKEPNRGEAHFLCYIPDLRRMRLFTEWLAVRCKNVHLSSQRVYTSLLELQHFIDRHEGLMIPAHIFTPHKGLYGSCTDHLSEVADPSLVYAVELGLSANTKMTDRLQELHEKTFVTNSDAHSLQKIGREYQAILLKQPSFQEWAMAMRREQGRRVASNYGLSPQLGKYHQTACQGCGSMEQENELGRCPACGYKRMVRGVSQRIDQLADVPIGVHPTHRPPYVEQIPLEFLPGIGPKMRQKIYEKIGTEMDVLHRVDEEILCQILGEKVTSTIVKARRGELLIQAGRAGIYGKVMEEKGE
- the spoIIM gene encoding stage II sporulation protein M, which encodes MRNRFGHGIQLYLKENQSLFLFTIVLFTMGIIFGAVLVNSLDLSQRHELLGFLNYFFSNFDKSGITDSSLHFQQAFGYHLKTILILWVLGMSIIGLPMILLLLFLKGIIVGFTVGFLVGELQWKGVTFALLGVLPQNMLVVPAMLIAGVAGISFSLRLVRTRLVTRRDSIMPHFAHYSILMGSMFIILIAAALLETFLSPLLMQYAIN
- a CDS encoding Fur family transcriptional regulator, which produces MEEKIEKIKQQLHSHHYKLTPQREATVRVLLENEADHLSAEDVYLKVKDKAPEIGLATVYRTLELLSELRIIHKMNFGDGVARYDLRDDNAKHHHHHLICLHCGTVDEIFEDLLVGTEEKVKADYKFAVTDHRLSFYGICHRCLDKVNLEDYK
- a CDS encoding DUF4227 family protein; amino-acid sequence: MSFPFRRFMELIRFFLLFVTCSLFSYGVVSYLSHHLLPANPYREPTGNAVKVVKWLNNKPVSELDWYLERLQLFFLEGE
- the xerD gene encoding site-specific tyrosine recombinase XerD; translation: MDTLIDQFTHFLAVEKGLAANTLESYQHDLVMYAAYLNDQGISKIEDTTRTHIVGYLFMLQEKGRATATLSRNMASIRAFYQFLVRDRHMTTDPSIHLETPKIEKRLPKVLSVEEVERLLDGPKGNVPIAYRDKAMLELLYATGIRVSELVSLQLGDINLDMGFVKCMGKGSKERMIPLGSIAIQVIRTYLDRGRPQLVKASSDQALFLNHLGTQITRQGFWKIIKKYALQEGIQKEITPHTLRHSFATHLLENGADLRSVQEMLGHADISTTQIYTHVTRTRIKDVYAKTHPRA
- the deoB gene encoding phosphopentomutase, giving the protein MNRFSRVFLIVLDSVGIGELPDAKKFNDEGSHTLGHIAQKVDGFALPHLAELGLGTIAPLHNVPAVAAPRAHYGKMKEISMGKDTTTGHWEIMGLHVSTPFNTYPDGFPQELIEEFEQRIGRKVLGNKVASGTEILDELGEEHMKTGAVIVYTSADSVFQVAAHEEIVPLEELYKICEIARELTLRDEYAVTRVIARPFLGKPGAFERTSNRHDYSVKPFDNTVMNNLVEAGLTSIAIGKISDIYAGEGVSKEIRSKDNMDGVDKLLQSMQESFTGLSFVNLVDFDAKYGHRRDPEGYGKALMEFDARVPELLAALKENDLLIITADHGNDPTHHGTDHTREYVPILAYYKNLETGKNLGVRETFADLGATIAENFEVKMPKIGQSFLAQL
- a CDS encoding purine-nucleoside phosphorylase; protein product: MSKILEAKAFIEEKLTEKPTIGLVLGSGLGVLADEIEETTVIPYNEIPHFTKSTVVGHKGQLVIGKLKGKQVVAMQGRFHYYEGHELEAVVFPIRVMKAIGVETIIVTNAAGGINESYKPGDLMLISDHLNLTYRNPLIGGNDESLGARFPDMSEAYSKRLRKLSKEIAATLGIQLQEGVYAGLLGPSYETPAEIRMLRILGGDAVGMSTVPEVIVARHMNIEVLGISCISNMAAGILDQPLSHDEVMETTEKVKAEFLSLVKSVIEKM